The following coding sequences are from one Alternaria dauci strain A2016 chromosome 10, whole genome shotgun sequence window:
- a CDS encoding 60S ribosomal protein uL29, whose translation MSTPKVKTAQLWNKSKDELASQLTELKSELIQLRTAKVTGGSNTKLTRIHDVRKGIAKVLTVINANQRAQLRLFYKGKKYTPLDLRPKQTRAIRRRLTKHEASLVTEKQKKRNTHFPQRKYAVKA comes from the exons ATG TCTACTCCCAAGGTC AAGACCGCCCAGCTGTGGAACAAGTCCAAGGATGAGCTCGCGTCCCAGCTCACCGAGCTCAAGTC GGAGTTGATCCAGCTCAGGACCGCCAAGGTCACCGGTGGCTCCAACACCAAGCTCACCCGCATTCATGACGTCCGCAAGGGAATCGCCAAGGTCCTCACCGTCATCAACGCCAACCAGAGGGCTCAGCTCAGGCTCTTCTACAAGGGCAAGAA GTACACTCCCCTCGACCTTCGCCCCAAGCAGACCCGCGCCATCCGCCGAAGACTCACCAAGCACGAGGCTTCGCTCGTCACcgagaagcagaagaagaggaaCACACACTTCCCCCAGCGAAAGTACGCCGTCAAGGCATAA